From Panicum hallii strain FIL2 chromosome 2, PHallii_v3.1, whole genome shotgun sequence, a single genomic window includes:
- the LOC112882263 gene encoding protein LONGIFOLIA 2-like, whose amino-acid sequence MPARMRGAAAFADDARELDRQMGCMAGIFQIFDRQRLITGGGRRGGRQAQKRLPPPSAPDNTASKSSSNVPVQSSSTSKIVLEKTFSKCTTENSSLSIESSRASSSSSSCSSFSSLDGNKSVQQELPYINEELFVQRSLKSLPSLKESDMNTKSGHPNVGFRDIVKDSINRDSGCLTVKTSVQEARRNGQYKDSPRPLLLSKSTDGTCIIGIDRSTKVPATVAESNRRLQEQSRFSCDDRRLLRPAEPQESKRPSTRLKELPRLSLDSRKESLSPSSRQKNFSYKRTDDILLDTLRPQDSPSHRRANSVIAKLMGLEEATNATGVLTADNHETSRSPRPAQATQHEHPSRSPRSNCRDSRMLQLKNDSSALKTKPSPRILTEAAPWRQQERSANNTKAQQCREAEGRSRTASVYADIERRLGGLDFLECNNKDFRALRILGALNAKDAKSQNDSNARSVAVQRAGYDLTTDPGKFQPPIVVMKPARTTEKPGVSLASVAPIAGLRSLRKLQARDSSCTGTNDKIHLRMSRAQSKPEEPVSSASSPRPTGSSSPRNVQKKAESERRSRPPVSPKSPSKKSNEAVSPKGRIRSNPSQVKSHRDEVLPSTGSRISLAKQVDVSIMDCPKLPGVSSSFVQPCNVATTSSHKGPSILGSDQNIHSLDNIPSPVSVLDTSFYHKRISDSFKDGETHSSDECWNPNSLPDTPQSKASSEVNQIKPENLEVLIQKLEQLQSMNEEAADIKEVMASVTANKDHQYIYEILVASGLLHKELSFTALPGQLRSSSYLINPELFLILEQTKPDIVSEFQTVNGAKKCSKPCTGKLHRRLVFDMVNETIAQKMNICRFGSQPVKFLQSKMLSGWQLFRDVCTEIDDRLTKCSEEDENENMLVDEDIVGGTKDWMSFDTELHGMVLEIEKSIFKNLIDEVIDDGAREKMQFGQWKLRRQLSFSSIN is encoded by the exons ATGCCGGCGAGGatgcgcggcgccgccgccttcgccgacGACGCGCGGGAGCTCGACCGGCAAATGGGGTGCATGGCCGGCATATTCCAGATCTTCGACCGCCAGCGGCTCAtcaccggcggcgggcggcgcggcggccggcaggcGCAGAAGAGGCTGCCTCCGCCTTCAGCACCAG ACAATACTGCTTCAAAGAGCAGCAGCAATGTTCCAGTTCAAAGTTCAAGTACCTCAAAGATCGTTCTG GAGAAAACATTCAGCAAATGTACGACTGAGAACAGCAGTCTTTCAATCGAATCATCAAGagcttcgtcttcctcctcttcaTGCTCATCCTTTTCATCGCTTGATGGCAATAAATCGGTCCAGCAGGAGCTTCCTTACATCAATGAGGAGCTCTTTGTGCAGAGGTCACTGAAAAGTTTGCCAAGTTTGAAGGAAAGTGACATGAACACCAAGTCTGGGCATCCTAATGTCGGTTTCAGAGACATAGTGAAGGACTCCATCAACAGGGACTCTGGATGCCTAACTGTAAAAACCTCCGTGCAGGAGGCACGGAGAAATGGGCAGTACAAGGACTCACCGAGGCCACTGCTGCTGTCCAAATCAACGGATGGAACCTGTATCATTGGGATTGACAGGAGCACAAAGGTTCCTGCAACTGTCGCTGAATCTAACAGGCGTTTGCAGGAGCAGTCACGCTTCTCATGTGATGACCGAAGACTCCTGCGACCAGCCGAACCCCAGGAAAGCAAGAGGCCTTCCACAAGGCTTAAAGAGCTTCCTAGATTGTCCTTGGACAGTAGGAAGGAGTCTCTGAgtccaagctcacgccagaagAACTTCAGTTACAAGAGGACTGATGATATTCTCTTGGATACTTTGAGGCCTCAAGATTCCCCGAGCCATAGGAGAGCCAACAGTGTCATTGCCAAGCTAATGGGGTTGGAAGAAGCAACAAATGCTACAGGGGTGCTGACTGCTGATAACCATGAGACTTCAAGATCACCGAGACCTGCACAAGCCACTCAGCATGAGCATCCATCACGTTCGCCCAGAAGCAATTGCCGGGATTCCCGCATGTTGCAGCTGAAGAATGACTCTTCAGCACTCAAAACCAAGCCTTCCCCAAGAATTCTCACAGAAGCGGCTCCTTGGAGGCAGCAGGAGAGAAGTGCCAACAACACCAAAGCACAACAATGTCGAGAAGCTGAAGGGAGGTCAAGAACTGCATCTGTCTATGCTGATATAGAAAGAAGGCTCGGGGGCCTTGACTTCTTAGAGTGTAATAACAAGGATTTCAGGGCTCTGAGAATTTTGGGTGCATTGAATGCAAAAGATGCTAAGAGCCAGAATGACAGCAATGCCAGGTCAGTGGCTGTTCAGAGGGCAGGGTATGATCTAACCACTGACCCCGGAAAATTCCAGCCTCCAATTGTGGTCATGAAGCCTGCAAGAACTACAGAGAAGCCTGGTGTTTCACTTGCTTCGGTTGCTCCAATTGCAGGCCTCAGAagcctgaggaagttgcaggccAGAGATTCATCTTGCACTGGCACGAATGACAAGATTCATCTTCGGATGTCCAGAGCTCAATCAAAGCCAGAAGAACCTGTCAGCAGTGCCAGCTCACCGAGGCCTACAGGTTCATCAAGCCCCAGAAATGTGCAAAAGAAAGCAGAGTCCGAAAGGAGGTCTCGCCCACCGGTCTCACCAAAATCTCCAAGCAAGAAGTCCAATGAAGCTGTATCCCCAAAAGGAAGAATAAGATCAAATCCTTCTCAGGTGAAAAGCCACCGTGATGAGGTCTTGCCGAGTACAGGGAGCAGAATCAGCTTAGCAAAGCAAGTTGATGTCAGTATCATGGATTGTCCAAAGCTTCCAGGTGTCAGCTCATCATTTGTTCAACCATGCAACGTTGCAACAACATCAAGTCACAAG GGTCCTTCAATTCTCGGTTCAGACCAAAATATTCATTCACTGGACAACATCCCGAGCCCTGTCTCTGTCCTCGACACATCCTTCTATCATAAAAGGATCTCAGATTCATTCAAAG ATGGCGAGACACATTCTTCAGATGAGTGCTGGAACCCAAACAGCCTGCCTGACACACCACAGTCTAAGGCGAGCAGTGAAGTCAACCAGATTAAACCAGAAAACCTGGAAGTCCTTATCCAGAAGCTTGAGCAACTGCAATCAATGAATGAGGAAGCTGCAGATATCAAAGAAGTCATGGCATCAGTCACTGCAAATAAAGATCATCAGTATATCTACGAGATACTAGTGGCATCTGGTCTTTTGCATAAAGAACTTAGTTTCACAGCATTACCTGGTCAACTCCGATCATCAAGTTATCTGATCAATCCAGAGCTCTTCCTCATTCTTGAACAAACAAAACCAGACATTGTTTCAGAATTTCAAACTGTCAATGGAGCTAAGAAATGCTCTAAGCCTTGCACAGGAAAGCTTCACCGAAGACTTGTGTTTGACATGGTAAACGAAACCATAGCACAGAAGATGAACATCTGCAGATTTGGAAGTCAGCCAGTAAAATTTCTTCAGTCGAAGATGTTAAGCGGGTGGCAACTATTCAGGGACGTGTGCACTGAGATTGATGACAGGCTAACAAAATGCTCCGAAGAGGATGAGAATGAAAACATGCTAGTAGATGAGGATATAGTCGGTGGAACAAAAGACTGGATGAGCTTTGATACCGAACTACATGGCATGGTTTTGGAAATCGAAAAATCCATCTTCAAGAACCTTATCGACGAGGTCATAGACGATGGGGCTAGGGAGAAAATGCAATTTGGACAATGGAAGCTTCGGAGGCAGCTTTCTTTCAGTAGTATAAACTGA
- the LOC112883564 gene encoding putative methylesterase 11, chloroplastic, with product MGSLVSCLSDPCPSASPPPQAKRRSSTSSRGRGGGRDSAKATMAIDEEALAAAAALVLGQRGAVGAFERSASVRCAAKRQGQGPPLPRSCSTRPRSLADPELQPQQLLAKDLNTKYLETNIIVLVHGGGFGAWCWYKTISLLEDSGFKVNAIDLTGSGIHSYDTNKISSLSEYSEPLTSYLKGLGVAEKVILVGHDFGGACISYAMEMFPSKIAKAVFLCAAMLTNGHSALDMFQQQMDTNGTLQKAQEFVYSNGKDRPPTAINIDKALLRDLLFNQSPSKDVSLASVSMRPIPFAPVLEKLVLTAENYGSVRRFYVETTEDNAIPLPLQQSMCGTNPPEKVLRLKGADHAPFFSKPQALHKTLVEIATMPPVQAS from the exons ATGGGCTCGCTGGTCTCCTGCCTCTCCGATCCTTGCCCGTcggcgtccccgccgccgcaggcGAAGCGGcgctcctccacctcctcccgcggccgtggcggcgggaGGGACTCCGCCAAGGCCACCATGGCCATCGACGAGGAGGcgttggccgccgccgcggcgctcgtGCTGGGGCAGCGCGGTGCCGTGGGGGCGTTCGAGCGGTCCGCGTCGGTTCGCTGCGCGGCCAAGCGGCAGGGCCAGGGCCCGCCTCTGCCCCGGAGCTGCAGCACGCGCCCGAGGTCGCTCGCCGACCCCGAGCTCCAGCCGCAGCAGCTGCTCGCCAAG GATTTGAATACTAAGTATTTGGAAACCAACATCATTGTTCTCGTTCATGGCGGTGGCTTTGGTGCTTGGTGTTGGTACAAGACTATATCACTTCTTGAAGATAGTGGGTTCAAAGTTAATGCCATCGACTTAACAGGCTCAGGGATTCACTCTTATGACACAAACAAGATTAGCAGTCTTTCAGAGTATTCTGAACCACTTACATCTTACCTTAAAGGCTTAGGTGTTGCTGAAAAG GTGATTTTGGTTGGACATGATTTTGGTGGTGCATGTATATCCTACGCAATGGAGATGTTCCCGTCCAAAATTGCCAAGGCCGTTTTCCTCTGTGCAGCAATGCTGACAAATGGACACAGTGCCCTTGACATGTTCCAACAGCAG ATGGACACAAATGGCACTCTCCAAAAGGCGCAGGAATTCGTCTACTCCAACGGCAAGGACCGGCCTCCAACCGCCATCAACATCGACAAGGCACTGCTGAGAGACTTGTTATTCAACCAGAGCCCTTCCAAG GATGTGTCGCTGGCCTCGGTGTCCATGAGGCCCATCCCCTTCGCCCCTGTGCTGGAGAAGCTCGTGCTAACCGCTGAGAACTACGGCTCGGTGCGGCGGTTCTACGTGGAGACCACGGAGGACAACGCCATTCCCCTGCCTCTCCAGCAGAGCATGTGTGGCACCAACCCGCCGGAGAAGGTGCTGCGTCTGAAGGGGGCAGACCACGCGCCTTTCTTCTCCAAGCCACAGGCGCTGCACAAGACACTGGTCGAGATAGCCACCATGCCTCCGGTCCAGGCGTCGTGA
- the LOC112883563 gene encoding cytochrome P450 78A5-like: MVLTMTAGQEDSLLLLLLPTTNQLPPLVAALVLAAVLLWLSPGGPAWALSRCRRPPSGPPGVVTALSSPVAHRALAALSRAVDGGAALMAFSVGLTRLVVSSHPGTAREILVSPAFGDRPVKDAARHLLFHRAMGFAPSGDAHWRGLRRLAAAHLFGPRCVAGAAHRRASIGATMVSDVAAAMARHGEVSLKRVLHAASLNHIMATVFGKHYDDLASQEGALLEEMVTEGYDLLGTFNWADHLPLLKWLDLQGVGRRCNRLVQKVEVFVGKIIQEHRARRANGGVSDEFMGDFVDVLLGLEGDEKLSDSDMISVLWEMIFRGTDTVAILMEWIMARMVLHPDIQAKAQAELDAVVGRGLGVTDADVANLPYIQCIVKETLRMHPPGPLLSWARLAIHDAHVGGHLVPAGTTAMVNMWAIAHDPAIWAEPEAFRPERFQEEDVSVLGSDLRLAPFGAGRRVCPGKMLALATTHLWIAQLLHQFEWAPAAAAGGVDLSERLNMSLEMATPLVCKAAPRVQAA; encoded by the exons ATGGTGCTCACCATGACCGCCGGCCAAGAGGACTcgctcctcctgctcctcctcccgaCCACCAACCAACTCCCGCCCCTCGTGGCAGCCCTCGTCCTGGCTGCCGTACTCCTGTGGCTCTCCCCCGGAGGGCCAGCGTGGGCGCTctcccgctgccgccgcccgccatccGGCCCACCGGGCGTGGTCACCGCGCTCTCCAGCCCCGTGGCGCACCGCGCGCTGGCGGCGCTGTCCCGCGccgtcgacggcggcgcggcatTGATGGCCTTCTCGGTCGGCCTCACGCGGCTCGTGGTGTCGAGCCATCCGGGCACGGCGCGCGAGATCCTTGTCAGCCCGGCGTTCGGCGACCGCCCCGTCAAGGACGCGGCGCGCCACCTGCTCTTCCACCGCGCCATGGGCTTCGCCCCGTCCGGCGACGCGCACTGGCGTGggctccgccgcctcgccgccgcgcacctGTTCGGCCCTCGATGCGTGGCCGGTGCCGCGCATCGCCGCGCCTCCATCGGCGCAACCATGGTCTCCGacgtcgccgccgccatggcccgCCACGGCGAGGTCTCCCTGAAGCGCGTGCTGCACGCAGCGTCGCTCAACCACATCATGGCCACCGTCTTCGGCAAGCACTACGACGACTTGGCCAGCCAAGAGGGCGCCCTGCTGGAGGAGATGGTGACCGAGGGCTACGATCTCCTGGGGACTTTCAACTGGGCCGACCACCTGCCATTGCTCAAGTGGCTCGACCTCCAGGGCGTGGGGCGCCGGTGCAACAGGTTAGTCCAGAAGGTTGAAGTGTTCGTTGGCAAGATCATCCAGGAGCACAGGGCGAGGCGTGCGAATGGAGGAGTCTCCGACGAGTTCATGGGCGACTTCGTCGACGTCCTCCTAGGCCTAGAGGGAGACGAAAAGCTGTCAGATTCCGACATGATCTCTGTTCTTTGG GAAATGATCTTCAGAGGCACCGATACGGTGGCgatcttgatggagtggatcatgGCGAGGATGGTGCTACACCCTGACATCCAGGCGAAGGCGCAGGCGGAGCTGGACGCCGTCGTGGGGCGCGGCCTCGGCGTCACGGACGCCGACGTGGCCAACCTCCCCTACATCCAGTGCATCGTGAAGGAGACGCTGCGCATGCACCCTCCGGGCCCGCTCCTCTCGTGGGCGCGCCTCGCCATCCACGACGCGCACGTCGGCGGCCACCTCGTCCCCGCCGGCACGACAGCGATGGTGAACATGTGGGCCATCGCGCACGACCCCGCCATCTGGGCCGAGCCGGAGGCGTTCCGCCCCGAGCGCTTCCAGGAGGAGGACGTGAGCGTGCTCGGGAGCGACCTCCGCCTGGCCCCGttcggcgccggccgccgcgtcTGCCCGGGCAAGATGCTGGCGCTCGCCACCACCCACCTCTGGATCGCCCAGCTGCTGCACCAGTTCGAGTgggcccccgcggccgccgccggcggcgtcgACCTGTCGGAGCGCCTGAACATGTCGCTGGAGATGGCGACGCCGCTGGTGTGCAAGGCCGCCCCCAGGGTCCAAGCAGCCTAA